In Zingiber officinale cultivar Zhangliang chromosome 1A, Zo_v1.1, whole genome shotgun sequence, a genomic segment contains:
- the LOC122011452 gene encoding transcription factor bHLH18-like, which produces MDHTSGAQWPLPHEESGGAGDLSFMYHEAAAAELNSLEHYFTVNQIMESLVEELQHDPLLPSVPANNHSYNTAAANCFHAGNTLNISFAGTASGAGSARAQQETVESNPQASSGVLSFGNHHQDVDAPMSLFSTWRSSSSSGEGMRTLSFQLPEKRASASRPPSASAQDHVIAERKRRERLNQQFIALSTIIPGLKKTDKASLLGDAISYIKQLEDKVKNLEEKASEKTVESTILLKKPPTAGDATSSVNPPPPPPHNDLDDDEDEAALIFPKITASLNGNSILVRIQCEKRKGLFVKVLSEIEKHRLSVVNTSVMPFASSSLNITITAQIEEGFSMAIKDLVKDLDSALSQFL; this is translated from the exons ATGGATCACACATCAGGAGCTCAATGGCCATTACCACACGAA GAAAGTGGCGGCGCCGGCGATCTTTCCTTCATGTACCACGAAGCGGCCGCCGCCGAACTAAATTCTCTGGAGCATTACTTCACCGTCAACCAAATTATGGAATCACTCGTCGAGGAGCTGCAGCACGACCCTCTTCTCCCCTCGGTCCCCGCTAATAATCACAGTTACAATACGGCCGCCGCCAATTGCTTCCACGCCGGCAACACCTTGAACATATCCTTCGCCGGGACAGCGTCGGGCGCCGGGAGTGCGAGAGCGCAACAGGAGACCGTGGAGAGTAACCCACAAGCTTCCTCCGGCGTGCTGTCGTTCGGGAACCACCACCAGGACGTCGACGCGCCGATGAGTTTGTTCTCGACGTGGAGAAGTAGTAGTAGCAGCGGCGAGGGGATGAGGACGTTGAGCTTCCAGTTGCCGGAGAAGAGGGCGTCGGCGAGTCGGCCGCCGTCGGCCAGCGCGCAAGACCACGTCATCGCGGAGAGGAAGCGGCGGGAGCGGCTCAATCAGCAGTTCATCGCTCTCTCCACCATCATCCCTGGATTGAAGAAG ACGGACAAGGCTTCGCTGCTTGGGGACGCCATCAGCTACATCAAGCAGCTCGAGGACAAAGTGAAGAACCTCGAAGAGAAAGCTTCCGAGAAGACCGTGGAATCTACCATCCTACTCAAGAAGCCACCCACCGCCGGCGACGCCACCTCCTCCGTcaaccctcctcctcctcctcctcacaaTGACTTGGACGACGACGAGGATGAGGCTGCCTTGATATTCCCCAAGATCACGGCTTCCCTCAACGGCAACTCCATCCTGGTGAGGATCCAATGCGAGAAGAGGAAAGGCTTGTTCGTGAAGGTGCTGTCGGAGATCGAGAAGCACCGCCTCTCCGTCGTCAACACCAGCGTCATGCCCTTCGCTTCCTCCTCCCTCAACATCACCATCACTGCACAG ATCGAAGAGGGATTCTCCATGGCGATTAAGGATCTGGTGAAGGATTTAGATTCAGCTCTCAGCCAGTTCCTGTGA